The DNA window GGAATTTACCACTTGACACAATCTCTGAGGGAATGATGTTGCTTGCATTTCTTAGCATGAAGAATTCAGATGTTATCCCAGTTAGCCACCTATCTGGATTGAAAAATTATACATCTTCAggaaaggtttttgaaatggcttttCAACAAAAGTGTCACTGTCCTTTTCCAACATACCATCGAACCAGTCTGCATGCTTTGCTTTGCTGTAGTAATGACAGAGACGGCCAAATCTGGGTGCAAGGATTTTCACAGCCAAACTGGAGGCAATCGAACTATTggaaagaattttaaaaattaacatttaacattaaatttCCAGTTAAACACAAGTTTGATTTCTTGATTAACTCACAGATAGTGATTGTTTGGAGTCCTGGAGCTGGCAAGATCATGCAAGTAAGAGTACGCAAAACTTGCAACCTCAAGGTCTGTTTCGTCCTGCAGATGAGCTGTCACGATGGACACAAGAGCCATTGAAGGCTTAGACGCAATAAGAATCTTGAAGGCAAGCATGCGAACCTCAGCTGGAATGTGCTTATGCAGAAACATGGTCAGGGTGACCTCTAGGACCTGTAagcaaaattacttttaaaattaattacttaatGACAAAACTACCACAAACTTATTAAAACAGAGAGTTTTTCTTCCATTGTTGTGTTAGAGAtacttttagtttaatttccaTTGAGTGGTACATCAGGGGTCGGTACGATTCGACATGCTGTTTAATGGTCCAGAGCATTTCCAGAGGCATATGGACTCTCACTGAGAAGGTggggataaaataaaacacctcTTGTGGCAACATACTGGTACGATGACAAATGTGACGCACTGGTATCTCTCATGCTTGTTGCAAGTGGTGACGTTTTTCCATTCCCCAATAAATGGACTGTGTGATGTGACTGCAGTAGCTCCACCCTAACTACTGTATATTGTGCCTTTATCTTGTGGAGAACTGATGGAGGCCCTGGTATGATGCGATACAGGTCGGTGGTATGGAAACAGAAGACAAAGCATACCAAACCACCATgagcttaatggaaacaaggcATTATGGGTTGGTCAATACAGTTCATAGCTGTCATAAGAAAACTTTTTAGCATGATTTTTGTGTACaatactctttccattttcagatgatagATTGAAAAGCATTCCATGAAATACTCAAAGTTTagaattttgtttcattacCAAACATAATTTTTGTCGCATTTGATTTGTCCCTTGCGCTGAAGACTTCACTAAAGAAGTGTATTCATAGTAAGATTAGATTACACTTTGATTCCATTTTGTAATTTCCTTTGGCGTGCAGCAAGATTTGTTGTCTAGATTGAAGATTAAGgcattttattctattttattctattctatgtcACTCAGCTGACTTTCTAAGGCATTTGGATTTCACCAgatatgttatgttatgttctTACACTGTGAGGGTCTCTGGTCGTGATGAGTCTCATCGCCTGGACAGCTGCACTCTGCACCCGAAGAGGCAGATCCACAGGAGAGGCAGCCATTCCAGGAAGGAAACGCATGATGGTTTTCATGCTCTTAGGATGCCCTGCATTTCCCAGCGCTTTCAGAGCGATAACCATTTCTTCTTTGTTGCCACTCCTCAGAGCCTCTGTGGCCATTTCCAGCAGGGGCTAGTGCAAATATAACACACATTTGGCTTATGGTTTTCAGATGGTTATCACTTtcaaatttcagaaaaagaaaaggtgctAATGTTGCTAAGCCTTAGTGAAACTCTCTTCAGTTATCATAGGATAAATATTTGTATCTACTTATGATGTGTATTTCCAAATGAATTTTGATTCCTTATGAATTTTGTACCTGAAGAGGGTTAACTGGACATGGCAAATAATGTACACAGTACTTGTTCACCAAAGAGCCATAGGAAAGTGCCACAGTCTGCCACAGATAGGTGTTAGATTTACTGAATGGCAGCTTGAGGAAAACCTGCAAAATGTAGAAAGAAGGAAATTTTTACATTATCTTTTCCAGAATGTTTACAGTTGATTTTAAGAGTAATAAGTTCTAAGAAAAGTTTAATAGCCTTACTCACTTTAGCCATTCCAACATTGTCAGGTGTGGGATCAAGATGATGAAAAGCAATTAAGATGGTTTGCAAAGCTTCAGAAGGCGTCCAATCATTTGCTTTAAATCTCGTCTCCATGAAATTCAGAACTTTGACATCGGCAATTTCAACGATTGAGTCCAAAAACCAACGCCTGAAAAAGagaattataataatttgaACAAGTCAATACTTACAGTGAAGTTTGCCTTAAAATTGAGAATTTTTgcattaattcataaatggagAATACTACTGtccaacttattttttttttgtactgatATGATACTGATATTTTGTTTGgatgaaaagaaaagtgcaCACTGACCGGAAACATACTCTgatcataaaaatgacatagaACAGAAAGTTTACTTTGAAGCCACTTTGGGCTTCAAAGGAAAGTGGCTGTGATGTGAGTGTGATGTTATAAAATGTCATTGTCCATTAACTCTTCACCTATCTTTTCCCTGTTTGACTGTATATCCATAACTggtaagcagaaaaaaactgattcaaTAGAGAAACCTAAACATCCTCTCCCCAGAGAAAGTTTATTATCCCAAGGTTCTGCCAGCAAGAATTTAAGGACCATCTATTGGTTATTTGGCCCTGAGTGCAACATGCACTATATACATCCTAATTAGAACCATGAACTATCTCATGTCCCTTTCCTTTGATACAGAGAAACAGGAATTCTACTACAAGCCCCCCTCTCACGGAGCTGATCCTATCTCTAATGCAGAGAGAAACCTCCTCATGGAGGAAACTAATTTCTAATCCTTATATCCAAGGTCTAATTTTTTTGGTCATGATCCCAGTTTCtagaccatagatgagggttaGAATGTGAATTGACTGATAAATTAGGAGAGTTGATATTTAGCTAAACCATTCTGGATTATTCCAGACAAGTTCTCAAAAGGATAATCCATCTCCTGATCCTCCTTGAAATTACAAATGTACAAGACACCCATACACTTGAACTCTACAGCTCGAGGCTTTGAGGTTCAATAATCTTGATAAATAGAAGGCCATAAAGGCAGACAGATCTTGCTGGGATTAGGAAGACCGGGATGCCCTCCTGAGGCCTAGTGGGAGAATTTGCTAGAGAGCAAGTGATGATTGAGCCATGGCTCCTGAGGTGCAGCCAGATTCAAGATACATGAGGGAAGTTCCTTCTAGGTGGGCTCACCATCCAGGAAAGAAGGATCATGACTGAGTGTCATGTGGGTTTGGTGGCAGGCATGGGCCTAAGCTTGTTGATTGTTGGCGCCATACTCTGACTTTGTCCATTGCTGTTCTATAAAACATTaatcttgtgtttttacaaCATGCTCACCTATACTTGGGATTTTCAGCTAATTGCTTCCACATGTTTTCCAGTTCTTCATAGGGTGTCACTCGCAGGAGATGGTACAGCTTCATAGAGTCCTCTGTGGTGGCACTATCAATAGTGCCACTATTAGCCTCACTCAATCGCTTGATCAATTCAATAGCCTGTAAAGGGGcataaaagttatattttgtacagttaattcaaaaaagttgtaaaatgcAACTTTATTGACTATAAGATTGCATAATACAGAACCAGGCATATCACCTTTGGTACTGGGTTATCTAGGTTCTGCATCATAATTGGAATATTAATGTCCACATCCTCAAATTTGTAGATAATGTTGCCTTTCGTTTCTATTGGTCCATATGTTCTTCCTCTGGCTGTGTTGTTCATGCTAAGCAGCACCAAGTTCTTCCTGCCAGAGTAAATTTTTAATACATAATATTTATAttgcagatatttaaaaaaataataatttctctgCACCTACGTTGCTTCCATCTTAAAACTGCCACCCTTCACATTGAAAGCACTGAAGTGCTGTCGCTCAAACCCCTGAGCTCTGGTTATGACACCTCCATTTGCTGTTGGCTTGATGGTATAATTATACTTCATGGCTGAAATGACAGATTCTCCTTTCTAGATTGATGGAACAAAGAGACACAAGCAGAGCTGACACAGATCCATTTGACTTACAAGTGCAAAGAAGGCTAAAATGAGAAAAGGATAAAAACCTCTTTGGATAGTCTGTCCCACACAGCAGTTGCCATTCCTCTGTACATTGCTGCCCTTTGCCAGCAGTTTGTCACATCCACAACCTGAGTGACGATCCAATCCTTTGTCTCCTCATTTTCTTCAATAGCATAGTTACTCTGACACTGGCCATGGATTCCAGTCTGCACACAAAATCAAAATCTCTGACATCAATTAGACCATTACCTATCACCAGTGGAATAcagttgttcattttaaaatggtttacCTCTCTCAGCTCATAGACGGTCTGTGTAGTCTTCACAGTTACCTGGAAAAAACTAAGTATACCTCTAATAATGTTGACAACAGTAGTGGAAACCTTAGGAGATCCAAAGATGGCACCAACGTGTCCGTTGGCATACTCAAACACGAAAGGTTCTGCAAGCTCAGAAGCAAGACGTTTGGTAACTTTTGGGGAGAATTCATAgtcatttttgtcttcaaaGCCATTATACTCAGCAAATGCCATTTCGGAGACCTTTGaaccaaaatcaaacaaaaaagtcaGTCATGCTTGGATCACATGCATGAGACACTGCAACAAGAAAAGTGCCACTATGATAACAGTTAGGGGAAATGTGTAGCCTAAAATGTGAAATGGCATCCTGTATTAATACAAGAATAAACCTGAATATCTTTCTACTCCATGTCCACGATCATCACACCATACATATTGCtgatttaaacataaaatggaaaatcaATTTCTAAAATAACTATTGGGTTACTAAAGAGGTATGGAAAATGGGAAGACCAGCAACCTAACAATAGACATGCATCATCCTTAATTAGTCAACTAACTACTACTTTTCAGAGAACATAAATGTCTGAAAAGCTCTCCTAGCACTAGTAGCCTATTACATGCTTTATTATTAACTGCACTGCTCTATCCTTGTATAAGTTGGCTCTGCCAGAAGcatcaaaataagcaaaataaatgtcaaaaagtaGCCAAAGTCCAATGGAAGACAAATTATTTGAACTATTGtgaatttaatatatttaacttaacatatccatccatccatccatccatatattGTATCACCCCACTTATCCAATACAAGACCATTACCTATGttgtctttctctctcaccTGAAGTAGGAATAATTGTTCGCCTATACCGACGATTGAGATCTTGCAGGTAATTCGCACCCCAGACTCTGCCAGGTTTGGCTTCCCAAGTCCAAAGTTTACCTCTCCTTCATATTTGTACTCATAGGTATTCTTTTGGTCCAGGGAGTTATCTGGAAGATGTGTTCAACATTAAACTTAACattcttatttgtaaaacactttgtgaAATTTTTATAATACAAGTTGATACAAAAAAAGACTCACCGTATCGTAGGTTTTGGCTTGCTGAAaggttaaaaatgaaacaaacaaaattaaaatttttgtaaagaaaactgtCACATAACGCTGATTTTAGGCTAGCCTGCTGTGTACAATGAAAGAGCCTGAAGAGTGAAGTGTTGTGGATTTGTCAAAGTATTTTCAAAAGGATGCAAAAAACACcttgaataaatacatataataGTAAATATCTAAATGCATATGCCTTGaagtaaaatcaatattaaagatcTCTTTGCTTTAAATGATAAGGAATTTAGCCCTTCCTTACTTCATCTTCtacaaatgcatattttttagACATTTGAAATTATCATTTAAATTAGGAAATTCTGAATTTATACTAAGCATAGGAATTACATGAAAAATTGACTATATTTTAGCTTTAACACCAACACATAAATTATCTGACAATCTGGCCACGTTGTTTAAATTAGTGAATGAAAACCTACTAGCCAAAGCCACAAGGCAGCAGAGAAGTAGACCCCGCATGGTGAGAGAGTAGTGGCGACTGTTTCACCTGGCCCTTTAAATAAGTGCAGCAGTTTCATTTCACATTCAGCCTTGAGAACAGATCACATGCATGGATAACTGACTTACTCTGggtaaacatttgttttctgatgttAGGTTACATCAGCCTGTGACATTGTCAGAGTGACACGAACAACAGATGAAAGACAGTGTtcactgaacttttttttttttataaggtAACTATTCCAAAGGCaacaaagaattaaataaattacacatcGGGAGGGAATTAACAGCAGCTAGCACTCAACCCATCACAAGGTCTCCTATGCAAAGCTCTCTctgcaaaacagtaaaaattttCAAAAGGCAAAGGGCAATGCCTTCCTATTTCATAAAGTAAAAATCTTTTGTTAGATTAATGCAGTGACCACATgctttacagaaaatgaaaaaaaataccttcCACCCACTTTTGGTACATGTCTCAATCAAAAGTCCTCTTTCAAAACTATTTCATCAAACAAGCAACGCTGTGACTCTCTCCTCTTAATACCAGCTCTGAAAATCTGCCTTGGTTTCAAGAGCTCCCAAAAAATGCTCCTCACTAAAATGTACTTTCAGGGTGATGAAATCAAGCAGCAATCACATCAAATGTTTAGTCTTGCTGACTTTCAGAATGACATTGTCAAagtaacatacagtatatgttatTGTGTAACCATGCTCAGGCAACTACCTGGGTTATCAGAGCCTTTTCTTTCTCAAGCATCATTTGAAGTCGTCAACTTATCTGacgttttattttaacattagcCAGAAGAGGGCGATGTGAGCAGTTTTATGATACATGTGGACTGAGAACCCAGAATATATATTATGTTCAATGTGTTtgattcaacattttcttttttaataagaaaGATTATGTTGATCATGACTGATTTGTAAAATCACTAAAAAGATAAAACTTCCAATACTTCAGGCACTGTATTCATAAAACATCATTTATCATAATACTGCTTTTtaaacgtttttatttatttgtaatttgaaaagaaaaatcatgtttttataaaaaatattattctcaaGCATACAGCTTATGATAGTTAACAAACAATGCAAAGAATTTGTGACATAAAAGCACGAGTTATAATCCATTCGAGGTTTCTCATCATGTCCAGGAGAGGGAGCTCTTGGCCAATAAAATCAGAACAATGCTATCCTTTGACAGCGTTTATCAGCAATGTGTACGCGTTGACACATTTCTCTATATGATTTACTAATTAATTATAAAGGCGattagaaataaagaaattcttttcagaaataaagGTAAAAACATGATGTGTAAGAAACAACATAATACAAAAGTACAATCACTActcttttaaaacatgtttttgcgggggaaaaaaacaaaaaaaaaaacaacttgtgcAACTGTACTGAATAAAGATTGTGATGTGGTCAGAtaaaagcatatatatatatatatgtcattaGTATTTAgacacaaaaccaaaaatattttaaatctgcaaATGCTACATTCATCAGACATTTGTATTTTCTTcccaatgatttaaaaaaaaataaaaaataaaaaaaataataataatcacaagGTATCACTGAGCTGTACTATCAAATATTATTGTTAAAGTTCAGATGCTTGAGCTTTAGCTGATAGGTTTCATCTTAGGCATTCAAAACAGCAGggtacatttttgaaaagtctGTAGTATTCCTCCTGaatctgaaagaaaagcaggaaaaggtttacataaatacaatatGTTGACTTAAACCCAGAATTTTGATATGAATCtcattgaaaaagaaagaaagaagaaatgaaaaaaaaactaagaaaggAGGGAAGAACCTTACCTTTCTAGACAGCACACAcagaaagatgaagataaaCATTCCTTGGAAAGCGTTGGTTATGGTAAACAGATAAGCTGTCAGTGTGGTTTCATGGAGAATATGCAGTACTCCAAAAGTCCAGGTGGCGCCGAGCACAAACAGCAGAGCCATAGCACCACGGGCACAGGACCTGACGGGAACATTACTGATTTAACTAGACTGCACACAGCGCTGaaagctttcttttttaatgtgaaaaagaacCTATTTATAATACAACATCATTCTAACAGGGCAGTGCCACCTACTAATCCATTAGATAAGAACtctatttaagttatttttttgttattgttgtttttgacctacataaaaataaatattcctaCCTGATGTTTTCATAGTGGCTGATTTCAGGCTTTTTCACAGCGGTGTGCCGGTACACCTTGTAGATGATTACTCCAAAGGCCAAAAGATTAACCTTTAGTTTGAAACAAggcaaacacaacaaacaagaaatgagtctaatgaatatttatcagACTTCTGTTTGTGGAATGAATGTTTCAACATATTCAGTTTATTGCTGATACATCTCtttttttaccagaataatTAAACATGCAGGACCAATGAAGCTCCACACAAAGTGATTTTCTGTACTGAGCCAACACCTGAAAAACAAGGTTTGAGAAAATGATAttggtgctttttaaaaatagcaacaac is part of the Xiphophorus hellerii strain 12219 chromosome 9, Xiphophorus_hellerii-4.1, whole genome shotgun sequence genome and encodes:
- the vtg3 gene encoding vitellogenin 3, phosvitinless; protein product: MRGLLLCCLVALATSQNLRYDNSLDQKNTYEYKYEGEVNFGLGKPNLAESGVRITCKISIVGIGEQLFLLQVSEMAFAEYNGFEDKNDYEFSPKVTKRLASELAEPFVFEYANGHVGAIFGSPKVSTTVVNIIRGILSFFQVTVKTTQTVYELRETGIHGQCQSNYAIEENEETKDWIVTQVVDVTNCWQRAAMYRGMATAVWDRLSKEKGESVISAMKYNYTIKPTANGGVITRAQGFERQHFSAFNVKGGSFKMEATKNLVLLSMNNTARGRTYGPIETKGNIIYKFEDVDINIPIMMQNLDNPVPKAIELIKRLSEANSGTIDSATTEDSMKLYHLLRVTPYEELENMWKQLAENPKYRRWFLDSIVEIADVKVLNFMETRFKANDWTPSEALQTILIAFHHLDPTPDNVGMAKVFLKLPFSKSNTYLWQTVALSYGSLVNKYCVHYLPCPVNPLQPLLEMATEALRSGNKEEMVIALKALGNAGHPKSMKTIMRFLPGMAASPVDLPLRVQSAAVQAMRLITTRDPHSVLEVTLTMFLHKHIPAEVRMLAFKILIASKPSMALVSIVTAHLQDETDLEVASFAYSYLHDLASSRTPNNHYLSIASSLAVKILAPRFGRLCHYYSKAKHADWFDDRWLTGITSEFFMLRNASNIIPSEIVSSGKFHIIGRIIELLELGLRADGIKDLIGAGIPGFKGDFSMSDLMAIFNVLQKWESLDNDKPVLSVYSRITGQEWFFADMSKDTLRNIITAFSPAAWKSSPLRAMIESLQKGTSWDYTRAFLVLEARYFQATTLGLPVEISKYYNTITAFNINAKVAVNPSPTESIVQLLNSEITMETDGYAGCTKDFWVFYGINTKLFQSGSELKIKRPLAVPWKLSAKINVPERKFELDFPPSKKEIELLSIRSDLYAVSRNIEEPDSAKMTPIMSPSADPNDDVIEPYTWHPSSKMCYEYNIYGVGFCMEYELKRQYFHEEYPLYYFLGYSNMAFKIIPAQTTKAVEKIHFELDVLPSKHPMSARQLLGTMRSLSKEETQQINLSSDSSERDRDFPHRHHTILLENSTTEAIFNFKAFAICENQKPEGYDAVMYYSPEASIKNAQLIVSQVGASTNWKMCVETSLDAEAKAHVTWGDESQTYDMSMEATAAYINGSKPELKAKVQWSRISEYLTELGKRIERYIPGVALLYGFSERNERNPEQEVSATVVAAWTDSVDVEIKLPEYTVYNKAMSFPVLWSSQWLYQNMTCSTEY